The stretch of DNA ggagtgaggtgtggttgggggggtggagtgaggtggggatgggggtgtagtgagatggggatgggggtgtagtgaggtgggggttgggggtgtggagtgaggtgggggttgggggtgtggagtgaggtggaggtgtggagtgaggtgggggttgggggtgtggagtgaggtgggggttgggggtgtggagtgaggtgtggttgggggtgtggagtgaggtgtggttgggggggtggagtgaggtgtggttgggggggtggagtgaggtgggggttgggggggtggagtgaggtaGGGGTcggggggttggagtgaggtgggggtggggtttggggggtggagtgaggtgggtttgggggggtggagtgaggtgggggttgggggttggagtgaggtgggggttgggggggtggagtgaggtgggggttgggggggtggagtgaggtaGGGGTcggggggttggagtgaggtgggggtggggtttggggggtggagtgaggtgggtttgggggggtggagtgaggtgggggtggggggtggagtgaggtgggggttgggggtggagtgaggtgtggtgggggggtggagtgaggtgggggtcaggggtggagtgaggtgggggtggggatgggtgtcgGGGGTGGAatgaggtgggggtcaggggtggagtgaggtgggggttgggggggtggagtgaggtgggggttgggggggtggagtgaggtgggggtggggtcgggggtggagtgaggtgggggttgggggtggagtgaggtgtggtgggggggtggagtgaggtgggggtcaggggtggagtgaggtgggggtggggatgggtgtcgGGGGTGGAatgaggtgggggtcaggggtggagtgaggtgggggtcgggggggtggagtgaggtgggggttggggggtggagtgaggtgggggttgggggtggagtgaggtgggggtgggggtcgggggtggagtgaggtggagtttgggtggtggagtgaggtggggtttgggggggtggagtgaggtggggtttgggggtgtggagtgaggtgggggtgggggtcggggtggagtgaggtgggggtcgggggggtggagtgaggtgagggtcagggggggtggagtgaggtgggggttgggggggtggagtgaggtgggggttggagggttggactgaggtgggggttggggggttggagtgaggtgggggccggggggggtggagtgaggtgagggtcgggggggggtggagtgaggtgagggtcggggggggggtggagtgaggtgagggtcgggggggggtggagtgaggtgagggtcggggggggtggagtgaggtgggggtcgggggggtggagtgaggtgggggtcggggtggagtgaggtggtggtcggggtggagtgaggtgggggtcgggtgggggtggagtgaggtgggggtcgggggggtggagtgaggtgggggtcggtggggttggagtgaggtgggggttgggggggtggagtgaggtgggggttggggggttggagtgaggtgggggccgggggggggtggagtgaggtgggggtcggtggggttggagtgaggtgggggtcggtggggttggagtgaggtgggggttggagggttggagtgaggtgggggttggggggttggagtgaggtgggggtcggggggggggtggagtgaggtgagggtcggggggggtggagtgaggtgagggtcgggggggtggagtgaggtgggggtcggggggggtggagtgaggtggtgGTCGGgctggagtgaggtgggggtcggggtggagtgaggtgggggtcggggtggagtgaggtgggggtcggggtggagtgaggtggtggtcggggtggagtgaggtgggggtcgggtgggggtggagtgaggtgggggtcgggggggtggagtgaggtgggggtcggggtggagtgaggtgggggttgggggggtggagtgaggtgggggttggggggttggagtgaggtgggggctggggggggtggagtgaggtgggggtcggtggggttggagtgaggtgggggtcggtggggttggagtgaggtgggggttggagggttggagtgaggtgggggttggggggttggagtgaggtgggggttggggggttggagtgaggtggggatcggaggggggtggagtgagaTGGGGCTGGGTTCAGCGGGGATGTAGTTTCTAGTTTCCTGGTTTTCCAAACATTCTCTAATTGCCAGTTTTCTGGAACACACTTGTGCCTTCCCGAGTATGTTCCCACTGATACAGGCAGGAGTGGTGTGGCCTTGGCCAACACTGGAGCTTTCACAATATAAATTGATGCTGCTGATATTGATACGCTGCAGTAGAACTGGAATCAGAGCTGAACCTCATTCTGTCTGTCCATacaggggctgggagggggaggacaGAAGAAAAGGATGAAAACAAGGGGATCAGGGTTTACCAGGGTTTGCATTCtactgaatcatagaatcatccaggaggctattcagcccatcatgcctatgctggCTTTTTGAAGGATCCAAttatcccatccccctgctctttcccctgaGCCCTGCAAAATCTTTCCCTTTCATGTATGTCAACCAATTCTCTTTTTAAAGTTATTATTGGATTTTCTtccaccattctttcaggcagcgcatcccAGATAATCACAACTCGCCGTGTAGACACTTTCCCTTACTCCTTCATTGGTTCTTATTCCAATGATCACCACCAatttctcaaggggaattaaggatggtcaataaatgctggcccagccagtgacacccacatcccatgaatgaatttttaaaaaaaatctgtgtcCTTTTGGTTCCTGACCTTCCTGCCAGTGTTTCTGCTGAAGCTCAGCTAATTCTGCACAAATCATCGCTTTAAAATGCAGATGGACGGTGATTTCTGGATAACTCGGTTACTGACCAAGCCTTTATAGGTTCTATTTTAATTGTAGTCTAAACTTTTACATTTTGTTTTTTCTTCCTTAGGTACCAATTATTGGGATCATGAGGTGGCTGCAAACAATGTAAATGAAGAAGAGCAAACGTGTCTGTACCTGACCAAGCTCTTTGAGAACTCTCTATCCAGAGCCAAGAAGACTAAGCTGAACTGCTCTGAGGTTTTAGTTCCTGAAAGGTTGATCAGGAAGATAGCCAGGGACGTACTCTGCCTGTCTTCCAGCGAACCCTGTGGTCTGCGTGGGTCGATCATCTACATCAACATGGAGATTGAGAACATGTGTAAAAAGTTGGACCGGATTGTTTACGATTCCAGTGTTGTTCCAACTTTTGAATTGACATTAATATTCAAACAGGATGGGAACTCCTGGCCAAGTCTCCGAGATTTCTTTTTCATCGGTACCTGTTTTACACCTGGGTTCAGGCAAGCACTGAAACTCAGTCCTGGGTTTTGCCTGATAAAGAAGAAACTGTACTCCTCTTCAGCTCGGACAGTTATCGAGTGCTAAAAATAAACCCAAACTGGCACTAAGTGCTCTTTATGATGGGTTTAACTCATTCTCCTGCCAGCACTTCACTATCGCATAATGCTCTTGATTTGACCCATCTTCAGTATGCCTGTAAAAACCCATTATCTACTAAGTAATGTGACTCCTTTCAGTGTGACCTTGATATCTGTTATTATACATGCCTTGCTTGTTGAGAAGTtgtattgatatagcacctttcatttcCTCCATGTCCCAAAGAACTTGTCAGCCAATGGCATTTGATGTTACCTTTGCAGGTAATATGGCAATGAAATCATACAATCAGACAATTCTTGAGATGAATAACTCAAATCTGTGATGGGTGGGTGGATGAGAGAGGAAGAATGAATATTGACTTTGGTGGATTAATGTTGGTCTGTCCTAAGTCATTCATCTATCACTGAAACAATGAGAGAACTCCTTGCTCACTGTGGGATTACTAAGGCTACTGGCACAGGTAGAAAGATGCATGGTTTAATATCCCTTCCAAAAAACCATGTACCGCTAACAATGCTGCCGGCTTGCATTGGTACTGAACTGAAGTTAACAGTTTAGATTGAGCCAAATGGGGTTTGAACCAAATCGGGAAGAGTTACATGCTGAGCCAAGCTGGCAGTAGATTGCCTAGGTAGCTGATTGGAACAAAACTATTGATCCAACCATGTCTGCATTGAGGATGTGAGCAGCAATTGGCTGGAGTCCCCAATCTTAAGGTCAAGTACGCTTCCAACTATTCTAATTACTAGAAATTTCATTTGACTTTTTGGAAAGTTTTCAAGTCTCTCCTCTGTAAATAGGCTGCTCTTCTTTAATGAGCAGTAATGGAGTTTATATGTTCAGAAGTGAAACAAGCTGCTTTACTAACTGCAGAAAACTTTCTCGAGTTTTAGATGGGGGTGGCTGTGGGGTGGAGGGTTACATGACAAATCTAAGTCTTTGGTGTCCCAAGCTTGACAAGCTGGGTAGACACTAAAAATGACTTGCACACTAGGTTTTGGGTTAAGTAATGTGGGGacggtgggggtaggggtggggagagtgggggttgCAAATCTCAATCTCATGTTTGCCTTTTGCACTTTCGTTAGGTAAGTTTGCACTTTTTTTGTCGATGTTGCACTACTGTTGTGGGTGTT from Carcharodon carcharias isolate sCarCar2 chromosome 1, sCarCar2.pri, whole genome shotgun sequence encodes:
- the LOC121279864 gene encoding DNA damage-inducible transcript 4-like protein, with the translated sequence MVASCSNNKSPDCVSELWDGECERPAALGNAAGTNYWDHEVAANNVNEEEQTCLYLTKLFENSLSRAKKTKLNCSEVLVPERLIRKIARDVLCLSSSEPCGLRGSIIYINMEIENMCKKLDRIVYDSSVVPTFELTLIFKQDGNSWPSLRDFFFIGTCFTPGFRQALKLSPGFCLIKKKLYSSSARTVIEC